One stretch of Croceibacterium atlanticum DNA includes these proteins:
- the dnaG gene encoding DNA primase produces MALSPQWLDELRARITLSSVIQRTTKLQRAGGEWKACCPFHNEKTPSFTVSDQKGFYHCFGCGAHGDAIRWMTDQRGLSFMDAVKELAAEAGMEVPAPDPRAARAAEQRAGLHDVMQAAQDWFVANLRGADGAKARDYLETRGFDAHTLERFGFGYAPDNRNALKQALSQFEERMLIEGGLRIDVEGRDPYDRFRDRLMLPIQDTRGRVIGFGGRILDKTKTDAPKYLNSPDTPLFDKGRTLFNLHRAAQPARQSGRIVVVEGYMDVIALAAAGIGEAVAPMGTALTERQLELLWRVTDKPVLCFDGDAAGQRAAMRAITRALPLLQPGRTLQFLQLPPGLDPDDLIRRDGKQAMERLLSEPQGLLDTLWRQERDASPLNSPEEKAGLKARLMDHVDSIAHPDIAALYRRELLDRFSAFAFPPRERKPFQPRQGGGTFPKGKGNRWGQLTIGQLSPENAARLKRAASGGSRDLLTQAVLAGLLRHPGEIPRHAEALLALAPTDAKLAQEIEQLIDWAEELEANGGNPISAPGNLAPPPDNTRFSFLMEGSDPQAARDDLAEAVSLLVERPALEAAIAAATARFETDPEGAFEEQQALRKRKLAFESRLGQMARKRASFVAQKDDPPSPDTADWGEQEAG; encoded by the coding sequence ATGGCGCTTTCACCTCAATGGCTGGACGAATTGCGCGCGCGAATCACGCTTTCCAGTGTGATTCAGCGCACGACCAAGCTTCAGCGCGCCGGGGGCGAATGGAAGGCATGTTGCCCCTTCCATAACGAGAAGACGCCGAGCTTCACTGTTTCCGACCAGAAGGGCTTCTATCACTGCTTCGGTTGCGGCGCCCATGGCGACGCGATTCGCTGGATGACCGACCAGCGCGGCCTGTCCTTCATGGATGCAGTGAAGGAACTGGCGGCAGAAGCAGGCATGGAAGTGCCCGCACCCGATCCGCGCGCCGCCCGGGCGGCAGAACAACGCGCCGGCCTGCATGACGTGATGCAGGCGGCGCAGGACTGGTTCGTGGCCAATCTGCGCGGGGCTGATGGCGCGAAGGCCCGGGACTATCTCGAAACCCGCGGTTTCGATGCGCATACGCTGGAACGATTCGGATTCGGCTATGCGCCGGACAATCGCAACGCCCTGAAACAGGCGCTGAGCCAGTTTGAAGAGCGTATGCTGATCGAAGGGGGCCTTCGCATCGACGTTGAAGGGCGCGATCCCTATGATCGCTTCCGCGACAGGTTGATGCTGCCCATCCAGGATACGCGCGGGCGGGTAATCGGCTTTGGCGGTCGCATTCTCGACAAGACGAAGACGGATGCGCCCAAATATCTGAATTCTCCCGATACGCCCCTGTTCGACAAGGGGCGCACGCTGTTCAATTTGCACCGCGCCGCCCAGCCCGCGCGGCAATCCGGGCGAATTGTCGTCGTCGAAGGCTATATGGATGTCATCGCGCTGGCCGCCGCCGGTATCGGCGAAGCGGTGGCACCGATGGGCACGGCCCTGACGGAACGCCAGCTGGAACTGCTGTGGCGCGTGACCGACAAGCCTGTCCTCTGTTTCGACGGGGATGCAGCCGGACAACGGGCGGCCATGCGGGCCATTACCCGTGCCCTGCCCCTTCTGCAGCCGGGCCGGACACTGCAATTCCTCCAACTGCCCCCCGGCCTGGACCCTGACGACCTGATCAGGCGCGACGGCAAACAGGCGATGGAACGCTTGCTATCCGAACCGCAAGGCCTGCTGGACACGCTGTGGCGGCAGGAACGCGACGCATCCCCCCTCAACTCTCCCGAAGAGAAAGCGGGGCTGAAAGCCCGGTTGATGGATCACGTCGATTCGATCGCCCATCCGGATATTGCAGCACTCTATCGCCGGGAATTGCTGGACAGGTTCTCCGCCTTTGCCTTCCCCCCGCGCGAACGGAAACCGTTCCAGCCCCGGCAGGGCGGCGGCACCTTCCCAAAGGGGAAAGGCAATCGCTGGGGGCAATTGACCATCGGGCAGCTCTCGCCGGAAAATGCGGCGCGGCTCAAACGGGCGGCATCGGGCGGCAGCCGGGACTTGCTGACCCAGGCGGTTCTGGCCGGGCTGCTGCGCCATCCAGGCGAAATCCCCCGCCATGCAGAAGCGCTTCTGGCCCTCGCGCCGACTGATGCGAAGCTGGCACAGGAAATAGAACAACTGATCGATTGGGCGGAAGAGCTTGAAGCGAACGGGGGAAATCCCATATCAGCGCCAGGCAATCTTGCGCCGCCGCCGGATAACACCCGATTTTCCTTCCTCATGGAAGGCTCCGATCCGCAGGCCGCGCGCGATGATTTGGCGGAAGCCGTTTCACTGCTGGTCGAAAGGCCGGCATTGGAGGCAGCTATCGCCGCAGCCACGGCACGCTTCGAGACGGATCCCGAAGGGGCTTTCGAAGAGCAGCAGGCGCTGCGTAAACGAAAGCTGGCATTCGAGTCGCGACTCGGGCAAATGGCGAGGAAACGTGCCTCTTTTGTGGCACAAAAAGATGATCCGCCCTCCCCGGATACGGCGGATTGGGGCGAACAGGAAGCGGGTTAA
- a CDS encoding DUF883 C-terminal domain-containing protein, translated as MAETTAKTTAPGKDTANKPAGGDAKAEAKSHFNAAIEEAKAAATALTEDAKGRANTYRDQAKAKGEDWTGEAKVKAGELAREGKAKASSALSSLGKIVSENAGSIDEKFGSKYGDYARNASRSIQSTADKLDSKSVEELGEDARQFVREKPATAVGIAALAGFLIARIFRK; from the coding sequence ATGGCCGAAACAACAGCAAAGACCACCGCCCCCGGGAAAGATACCGCGAACAAGCCCGCCGGGGGCGATGCCAAGGCCGAGGCGAAGAGCCATTTCAACGCCGCGATCGAGGAAGCAAAAGCCGCCGCCACCGCGCTGACCGAAGACGCCAAGGGCCGTGCCAATACCTATCGTGACCAGGCGAAAGCCAAGGGCGAAGACTGGACCGGCGAAGCGAAGGTGAAGGCTGGTGAACTTGCCAGGGAAGGCAAGGCGAAGGCCAGCAGCGCGCTTTCCAGCCTGGGCAAGATCGTGTCCGAGAATGCCGGTTCGATCGATGAGAAATTCGGCTCAAAATATGGCGACTATGCCCGCAACGCTTCCAGGTCGATCCAGTCCACCGCGGACAAGCTCGACAGCAAGAGCGTGGAGGAACTTGGGGAGGACGCGCGGCAATTCGTGCGCGAAAAACCTGCCACGGCGGTGGGTATCGCGGCGCTGGCCGGTTTCCTGATCGCCCGCATTTTCCGCAAGTAA
- a CDS encoding phage holin family protein: MSAGKAEDGLDLPEDGPMSADEKAAHADRSLLEDVEALVEDGRTYLEAELNFQKTRAAFAADRAKKIAALGIGAAIVVFLALIGLTVGLIIAFMPMLTPWGATALIVGLWLLAAFLMLRKAASHWEELMSAFDNGEGEDE; this comes from the coding sequence TTGTCTGCCGGAAAGGCTGAGGACGGCCTCGACCTGCCCGAAGATGGCCCCATGTCAGCGGACGAGAAGGCGGCCCACGCCGATCGTTCGCTGCTGGAGGATGTCGAGGCGCTCGTCGAAGACGGCCGTACCTATCTTGAAGCCGAACTCAATTTCCAGAAAACCCGCGCTGCCTTTGCCGCGGATCGCGCCAAGAAGATCGCCGCCCTGGGAATCGGGGCGGCGATTGTGGTGTTCCTTGCCCTGATCGGGCTGACAGTCGGGCTGATCATCGCCTTCATGCCGATGCTGACTCCCTGGGGAGCCACTGCGCTGATCGTCGGACTTTGGCTTCTCGCCGCATTTCTTATGCTGCGAAAGGCGGCCTCCCATTGGGAGGAACTGATGAGCGCCTTCGACAATGGCGAAGGGGAGGACGAATAG
- the greA gene encoding transcription elongation factor GreA has product MEKVPMLAEGYEKLTADLQALREERPRIVEAIEEARAHGDLSENAEYHAAKERQGQVEAQIADLEDRVSRAQIIDPTTLSGDRIVFGATVTVLDDNDKPARYQIVGQAESDAKIGRISYDSPLGRALIGKQVGDEVEVIVPSGERFYLVDKVEFI; this is encoded by the coding sequence ATGGAAAAAGTGCCGATGCTCGCGGAAGGCTATGAAAAGCTTACCGCAGATCTCCAGGCTTTGAGGGAGGAGCGTCCGCGCATCGTCGAGGCGATCGAGGAAGCGCGCGCCCATGGCGATCTTTCGGAAAATGCCGAATATCACGCGGCCAAGGAACGCCAGGGCCAGGTAGAGGCACAGATTGCCGATCTGGAAGACCGGGTCAGCCGGGCGCAGATTATCGATCCGACGACGTTGAGCGGGGACCGCATCGTATTCGGTGCGACGGTGACTGTGCTCGACGATAATGACAAGCCTGCCCGCTACCAGATCGTGGGCCAGGCGGAGAGCGATGCCAAGATAGGCCGCATCTCCTATGATTCCCCGCTCGGCCGTGCCTTGATCGGCAAGCAGGTGGGTGATGAGGTTGAAGTCATCGTTCCTTCCGGGGAACGCTTCTACCTTGTCGACAAGGTAGAATTCATCTGA
- the carB gene encoding carbamoyl-phosphate synthase large subunit, protein MPKRTDISSILVIGAGPIIIGQACEFDYSGTQAIKALKEEGYRVILVNSNPATIMTDPDMADATYVEPITPEIVAKIIDKERPDALLPTMGGQTALNCALALQQDGTLDKFGVQMIGADADAIDKAENRNRFREAMDKIGLESARSGTAHSLDEAYAVLERTGLPAIIRPSFTLGGTGGGVAYNRAEFEQIVRSGLDASPTTEVLIEESLLGWKEYEMEVVRDKADNAIIICAIENVDPMGVHTGDSITVAPALTLTDKEYQIMRSASIAVLREIGVETGGSNVQFAVNPADGRLIVIEMNPRVSRSSALASKATGFPIARVAAKLAVGYTLDEITNEITGATPASFEPTIDYVVTKIPRFAFEKFKGAKAELSTAMKSVGEVMAIGRNFKESLQKALRGLETGLDGFNRVTELEGASRDVITAALSRATPDRLLKVGQAFREGFSLEEIQAITHYDPWFLRHIEEIIYEEAMIGQNGIPNDAAGLRRLKSMGFSDRRLATLAVRSVGVAGGLAETQAKRSGLLHDTLRAMAGATSEDEVRELRQKLGVLPVFKRIDSCAAEFEAITPYMYSTYEAPTFGEPENEAWPSDRKKIVILGGGPNRIGQGIEFDYCCVHACFALSEAGYETIMVNCNPETVSTDYDTSDRLYFEPLTAEDVLEILRVEHSRGELVGVIVQFGGQTPLKLAQALEDAGIPILGTSPDAIDLAEDRERFAKLVARLDLEQPANGIARSRDEAAAVAARIGYPVLLRPSYVLGGRAMEIVDSEAQLDDYIATAVNVSGESPVLIDQYLRDAVECDVDALCDGEQVVIAGVMQHIEEAGVHSGDSACTLPPYSLPPEIIAEMERQAEALAMALGVRGLMNVQFAVKDGIVYLIEVNPRASRTVPFVAKAIGDPIAKIAARVMAGEKLANLPKIKREIDYMAVKEAVFPFSRFPGSDPALTPEMKSTGEVMGIDKDFPTAFFKAQMGAGSALPQQGGTAFVSVKDSDKPHILEPVRQLIDLGFEIVATGGTQQYLADAGLPVARVNKVAEGRPHIVDSIIDGKIALIFNTTEGWQSHKDSQSIRASALEMKVPYYTTAAASAAAACAIGSVRASELEVRSLQDYYS, encoded by the coding sequence ATGCCCAAACGCACCGACATCTCCTCCATCCTCGTCATCGGCGCAGGTCCGATCATCATCGGTCAGGCCTGCGAATTCGATTATTCGGGTACCCAGGCAATCAAGGCTCTCAAGGAAGAGGGCTATCGGGTCATTCTGGTCAATTCCAACCCTGCCACGATCATGACCGATCCGGACATGGCAGATGCGACTTATGTCGAACCGATCACGCCGGAAATCGTCGCCAAGATCATCGACAAGGAACGGCCCGATGCCCTGCTGCCGACAATGGGCGGGCAGACGGCGCTGAACTGCGCGCTGGCGCTGCAGCAGGACGGCACGCTGGACAAGTTCGGCGTGCAGATGATCGGTGCGGATGCCGATGCGATCGACAAGGCGGAAAACCGCAACCGTTTCCGCGAGGCGATGGACAAGATCGGGCTGGAAAGCGCGCGTTCGGGCACCGCGCATTCTCTGGACGAGGCCTATGCGGTACTGGAACGGACCGGCCTTCCTGCGATCATCCGGCCGAGCTTCACCCTTGGCGGCACCGGGGGCGGCGTGGCCTATAACCGGGCCGAGTTCGAACAGATCGTCCGCTCCGGCCTCGATGCCAGCCCGACCACCGAAGTGCTGATCGAGGAAAGCCTGCTCGGCTGGAAAGAGTATGAGATGGAGGTCGTCCGCGACAAGGCGGACAATGCCATCATCATCTGCGCCATCGAGAATGTCGATCCGATGGGCGTCCATACGGGCGATTCCATTACTGTCGCCCCCGCGCTGACCCTGACCGACAAGGAATATCAGATCATGCGCTCGGCCAGTATTGCCGTGCTGCGTGAGATCGGTGTCGAAACCGGCGGATCGAACGTGCAATTCGCCGTCAATCCGGCTGACGGCCGCCTGATCGTGATCGAAATGAACCCGCGCGTATCGCGCAGTTCTGCATTGGCGTCCAAGGCCACCGGCTTCCCGATTGCGCGCGTCGCCGCCAAGCTGGCCGTGGGCTATACGCTGGATGAAATCACCAACGAGATTACCGGCGCTACCCCCGCCAGCTTCGAACCGACGATAGACTATGTCGTCACCAAGATTCCGCGCTTCGCCTTTGAAAAGTTCAAGGGCGCCAAGGCGGAGCTTTCGACCGCGATGAAATCGGTCGGCGAAGTCATGGCGATCGGCCGCAATTTCAAGGAAAGCCTGCAAAAGGCGCTGCGCGGGCTGGAAACGGGGCTCGACGGTTTCAACCGCGTGACGGAACTGGAAGGCGCCAGCCGTGACGTGATTACTGCCGCGCTATCGCGGGCAACGCCGGACCGGCTGCTGAAGGTGGGCCAGGCGTTCCGCGAAGGCTTCTCGCTGGAGGAAATCCAGGCGATCACCCATTACGATCCCTGGTTCCTGCGCCATATCGAGGAGATCATCTACGAAGAGGCGATGATCGGCCAGAACGGCATTCCCAACGATGCCGCGGGGTTGCGCCGCCTGAAGAGCATGGGCTTTTCGGACCGCCGGCTGGCCACGCTCGCCGTTCGTTCGGTGGGTGTTGCCGGCGGGCTGGCGGAAACCCAGGCCAAGCGGTCGGGGCTGCTGCACGATACGTTGCGCGCCATGGCCGGCGCCACGAGCGAGGACGAGGTTCGCGAATTGCGCCAGAAGCTGGGCGTGCTGCCCGTCTTCAAGCGGATCGATAGCTGCGCGGCCGAGTTCGAGGCGATCACGCCTTACATGTATTCGACCTACGAGGCCCCGACCTTTGGCGAGCCGGAGAACGAGGCATGGCCCTCCGACCGGAAGAAGATCGTCATTCTTGGCGGCGGGCCGAACCGGATCGGGCAGGGCATCGAATTCGATTATTGCTGTGTCCATGCCTGCTTCGCACTGTCTGAAGCCGGATATGAAACGATCATGGTCAACTGCAATCCGGAAACGGTTTCGACCGATTACGACACGTCCGACCGCCTCTATTTCGAACCGCTGACAGCGGAAGATGTGCTGGAAATCCTCCGCGTCGAACATTCGCGCGGGGAACTGGTGGGCGTGATCGTGCAGTTTGGCGGGCAGACGCCGCTGAAACTGGCGCAGGCGCTGGAAGATGCGGGCATTCCCATTCTCGGCACTTCGCCCGACGCCATCGACCTGGCGGAAGACCGTGAACGCTTTGCCAAGCTGGTCGCCAGGCTCGATCTGGAACAGCCGGCCAATGGCATTGCCCGCAGCCGGGATGAAGCCGCGGCCGTCGCGGCGCGCATCGGCTATCCCGTGCTGCTGCGCCCCAGCTATGTTCTGGGTGGCCGCGCAATGGAGATCGTCGATTCCGAAGCCCAGCTGGATGATTACATTGCGACCGCGGTGAATGTGTCGGGTGAAAGCCCGGTGCTGATCGACCAGTATCTGCGCGATGCCGTGGAATGCGATGTCGACGCGTTGTGCGATGGCGAACAGGTCGTGATCGCAGGTGTCATGCAGCATATCGAAGAAGCCGGCGTCCATTCGGGCGACAGCGCCTGCACCTTGCCGCCTTACAGCCTGCCGCCCGAAATCATCGCCGAGATGGAACGCCAGGCAGAGGCGCTGGCCATGGCGCTGGGTGTGCGCGGGTTGATGAATGTCCAGTTCGCGGTGAAGGATGGCATCGTCTATCTGATCGAGGTGAATCCGCGCGCCAGCCGCACCGTGCCCTTCGTGGCCAAGGCGATTGGCGATCCGATTGCCAAGATCGCCGCCCGGGTCATGGCAGGCGAAAAACTCGCCAATCTGCCGAAGATCAAGCGCGAGATCGATTATATGGCGGTGAAGGAGGCGGTGTTCCCCTTCAGCCGGTTCCCCGGGTCGGACCCGGCACTGACGCCGGAAATGAAGAGCACGGGCGAAGTCATGGGGATCGACAAGGATTTCCCGACCGCTTTCTTCAAGGCCCAGATGGGGGCCGGCTCTGCATTGCCCCAGCAGGGTGGCACCGCCTTTGTCTCGGTCAAGGACAGCGACAAGCCGCATATCCTGGAGCCGGTACGCCAGCTGATCGATCTTGGCTTCGAAATCGTCGCCACGGGCGGCACGCAGCAATATCTTGCCGATGCCGGATTGCCGGTGGCGCGCGTGAACAAGGTGGCCGAAGGGCGACCGCATATCGTGGACAGTATCATCGACGGAAAGATCGCGCTGATCTTCAATACGACGGAGGGTTGGCAAAGCCACAAGGACAGCCAGTCCATCCGTGCATCGGCGCTCGAAATGAAGGTTCCTTATTACACTACGGCCGCTGCCAGCGCGGCCGCCGCATGTGCAATAGGGTCCGTTCGGGCGAGCGAGCTTGAAGTGCGTTCATTGCAAGACTATTATAGCTGA
- the carA gene encoding glutamine-hydrolyzing carbamoyl-phosphate synthase small subunit, with the protein MADPASSSAQPKGATGVLVLADGTVIWGKGFGAIGSAVGEVCFNTSMTGYQEVLTDPSYAAQIVTFTFPHIGNVGANEEDFESKVEGAIGCVVREEVTHHSNFRATREFVDWMADQGKIGLSGVDTRALTRRIRLQGAPNAVIAHDPEGNFDIPALLQKAQDWPGLEGMDLAQRVSREKQEKWQGGPWSLGAGYAGSQDDDRPHVVAIDYGSKDNIFRNLVKAGARVTVVPAKTSVEDVLALKPDGVFLSNGPGDPAATGEYAVPVIRALLDRDIPLFGICLGHQLLAIAAGARTSKMHQGHRGANHPVQRKGGEWAESEGLVEITSMNHGFAVDNATLPDNVIETHVSLFDGSNCGIAIKGKKAFGVQYHPEASPGPQDSFYLFQKFAGMLR; encoded by the coding sequence ATGGCCGACCCCGCCTCTTCGTCTGCGCAACCCAAAGGCGCGACGGGAGTCCTCGTTCTTGCCGACGGTACTGTCATCTGGGGCAAGGGCTTTGGCGCAATTGGCAGCGCAGTCGGGGAAGTCTGCTTCAACACCTCGATGACAGGCTATCAGGAAGTGCTGACTGACCCGTCCTATGCGGCGCAGATCGTGACCTTCACTTTCCCGCATATCGGCAATGTCGGCGCGAATGAGGAAGATTTCGAATCGAAGGTGGAAGGCGCGATCGGTTGCGTCGTTCGCGAAGAAGTGACGCACCATTCCAATTTCCGCGCCACTCGCGAATTTGTCGACTGGATGGCCGATCAGGGCAAGATCGGTCTGTCCGGCGTGGACACGCGGGCCCTTACGCGCCGCATCCGGCTGCAAGGCGCGCCCAACGCCGTGATCGCGCACGATCCGGAAGGCAATTTCGATATTCCCGCCCTGCTGCAGAAGGCGCAGGACTGGCCCGGGCTGGAAGGGATGGACCTTGCCCAGCGCGTCAGCCGCGAAAAGCAGGAAAAATGGCAGGGCGGCCCATGGAGCCTGGGCGCAGGCTATGCGGGCAGCCAGGATGATGACCGCCCGCATGTGGTGGCGATCGATTACGGATCGAAGGATAATATCTTCCGCAATCTGGTGAAGGCCGGGGCGCGGGTGACTGTGGTGCCGGCAAAGACATCGGTGGAAGATGTGCTGGCGCTGAAACCTGACGGCGTTTTCCTGTCCAACGGGCCGGGCGATCCGGCGGCGACCGGCGAATATGCCGTGCCGGTGATCCGCGCATTGCTGGACCGCGATATCCCGTTGTTCGGGATCTGCCTTGGCCATCAGTTGCTGGCTATCGCTGCCGGCGCCAGGACATCCAAGATGCATCAGGGCCATCGCGGCGCGAACCACCCGGTGCAGCGCAAGGGCGGTGAATGGGCGGAAAGTGAAGGGCTGGTGGAAATCACCAGCATGAACCACGGTTTCGCGGTCGATAATGCCACACTGCCGGACAATGTGATCGAAACGCATGTCTCGCTGTTCGACGGATCCAATTGCGGCATTGCGATCAAGGGCAAGAAGGCGTTCGGCGTGCAGTATCACCCCGAAGCGAGCCCCGGCCCGCAGGACAGTTTCTATCTGTTCCAGAAGTTCGCGGGGATGCTCAGGTGA
- a CDS encoding aldo/keto reductase: MSAHPSISGLPLVLGGNVFGFTADEDTSFAILDRFYEAGGRMVDTAQGYSDWVPGHVGGESETVIGKWLAARGVRADMRIATKTGMHANPGDLDPVKVSDELHKSLERLQTDYVDLYYAHRDDKVTPLEEVATGFDALVKTGLVRELGASNYDAGRLAAIHTIAHSSGMTPFTVLQNEYNVVVRDSYGPTLQRLCTGRDIAMLPWFGLAGGFLTGKYRTRDDLARHNRGSSVERFFEQGLKVLPVLDAIVEETGASMAAISLAWLMRQPGIAAPIASASKPEQLDVQFEALKLELTEDQLARITEAGK; this comes from the coding sequence ATGAGCGCCCACCCCTCCATCTCCGGCCTGCCACTGGTCCTTGGCGGCAATGTCTTCGGCTTTACCGCAGACGAAGATACCAGCTTCGCGATCCTCGATCGCTTTTATGAAGCAGGCGGGCGCATGGTCGATACGGCGCAAGGCTATTCCGACTGGGTGCCGGGCCATGTCGGCGGCGAGAGCGAGACGGTGATCGGCAAGTGGCTGGCCGCGCGTGGTGTGCGGGCGGATATGCGCATCGCGACCAAGACAGGGATGCACGCCAATCCCGGCGATCTGGACCCGGTGAAAGTATCGGACGAGCTACACAAATCGCTGGAACGGCTGCAGACCGACTATGTCGATCTCTATTATGCCCATCGGGACGACAAGGTTACGCCGCTGGAGGAAGTCGCCACCGGTTTCGATGCCCTGGTCAAGACCGGGCTGGTCCGCGAACTGGGCGCATCCAATTATGATGCCGGGCGGCTGGCGGCGATCCACACGATCGCACATTCCAGTGGGATGACACCGTTCACCGTCCTGCAGAACGAATATAATGTCGTGGTGCGCGACAGCTATGGCCCGACCTTGCAACGGCTCTGCACCGGGCGCGATATTGCCATGCTTCCATGGTTCGGACTGGCTGGCGGTTTCCTTACCGGCAAGTATCGCACGCGCGATGACCTGGCCAGGCACAATCGCGGTTCCAGCGTGGAACGCTTTTTCGAACAGGGGCTGAAAGTGCTGCCGGTGCTGGATGCGATCGTGGAGGAAACCGGCGCCAGCATGGCGGCGATCTCGCTCGCCTGGCTGATGCGTCAGCCCGGAATTGCCGCCCCCATCGCCAGTGCCAGCAAGCCGGAACAGCTCGATGTCCAGTTCGAAGCGCTGAAGCTGGAACTGACGGAAGATCAGCTGGCCCGGATCACCGAAGCCGGAAAATAG
- the eno gene encoding phosphopyruvate hydratase, producing the protein MTAIIDIHGRQILDSRGNPTVEVDILLEDGSFGRAAVPSGASTGAHEAVELRDGDKSRYLGKGVLKAVDFVNGEIAETLLGLDAEDQRELDLAMIALDGTENKGRLGANAILGVSMAAAKAAANARGLPLYAYIGGVSAHVLPVPMMNIINGGEHADNPIDFQEFMIMPVGAESIAEGVRWGSEIFHTLKKGLSDKGLSTAVGDEGGFAPSLASTRDALDFIMESIAKAGFKPGEDVALALDCASTEFFADGRYDMAGEGLSLSPQEMAAYLAELCDAYPIRSIEDGMAEDDFEGWKALTDLIGNKVQLVGDDLFVTNPRRLEMGIEQGLANSLLVKVNQIGSLSETLQAVEVAHRAGYTSVMSHRSGETEDATIADLAVATNCGQIKTGSLARSDRLAKYNQLIRIEEELGDSALYAGKGCFGRLAG; encoded by the coding sequence ATGACCGCGATCATCGATATTCACGGACGGCAAATCCTCGACAGCCGCGGTAATCCGACCGTGGAAGTGGACATTCTGCTGGAAGACGGCAGCTTCGGCCGCGCCGCCGTTCCCTCTGGCGCTTCCACCGGCGCGCATGAGGCGGTGGAACTGCGCGATGGCGACAAGTCCCGCTATCTGGGCAAGGGCGTGCTCAAGGCGGTTGATTTCGTGAACGGGGAAATCGCCGAAACCCTGCTGGGCCTTGATGCGGAAGACCAGCGCGAACTGGACCTGGCGATGATCGCCCTGGACGGGACGGAGAACAAGGGCCGGCTGGGCGCCAATGCGATACTGGGCGTCAGCATGGCTGCGGCCAAGGCGGCGGCCAATGCGCGGGGCCTGCCGCTCTATGCCTATATTGGCGGTGTGTCCGCCCATGTCCTTCCCGTTCCTATGATGAACATCATCAATGGCGGCGAACATGCGGATAACCCGATCGATTTCCAGGAATTCATGATCATGCCGGTCGGCGCGGAGAGCATTGCCGAAGGCGTCCGTTGGGGATCGGAAATCTTCCACACCTTGAAGAAGGGGCTGTCCGACAAGGGGCTGTCCACTGCCGTGGGTGATGAAGGCGGCTTCGCGCCGAGCCTTGCCAGCACTCGCGATGCGCTGGATTTCATCATGGAATCCATCGCCAAGGCCGGGTTCAAGCCGGGCGAGGATGTGGCGCTTGCGCTGGACTGTGCCTCCACCGAATTCTTCGCCGATGGCCGTTACGACATGGCGGGAGAGGGGCTGTCGCTCAGCCCGCAGGAAATGGCCGCCTATCTCGCTGAATTGTGCGATGCCTATCCGATCCGTTCGATCGAAGACGGCATGGCGGAAGATGATTTCGAAGGCTGGAAGGCGCTGACCGATCTGATCGGCAACAAGGTCCAGCTAGTGGGGGACGATCTGTTCGTCACCAATCCGCGCCGCCTGGAAATGGGGATCGAACAGGGCTTGGCCAACTCCCTGCTGGTGAAGGTCAACCAGATCGGCTCGCTCAGCGAAACGCTGCAGGCTGTCGAAGTTGCGCACCGCGCCGGCTATACCAGCGTGATGAGCCATCGCTCGGGCGAAACCGAGGACGCGACGATTGCCGACCTCGCGGTGGCCACCAATTGCGGTCAGATCAAGACCGGCTCGCTCGCCCGTTCGGACCGGCTGGCCAAATACAACCAGCTGATCCGTATCGAGGAAGAACTGGGCGACAGTGCGCTCTATGCCGGCAAGGGCTGTTTCGGCCGCCTCGCCGGCTGA
- a CDS encoding DUF4170 domain-containing protein — protein MGKQLLHLVMGGRVTDPQGLEFQDLSDIDIVGVFPDYASAEEAWRSYAQRTVDDAEMKYVIVHLHRLLEPELPGD, from the coding sequence ATGGGCAAACAACTCCTGCACCTGGTTATGGGCGGACGTGTGACCGATCCTCAGGGGCTAGAGTTCCAGGATTTGTCCGATATCGATATCGTGGGCGTATTCCCCGACTATGCCTCTGCTGAAGAGGCGTGGCGGAGCTATGCGCAACGCACTGTGGACGATGCGGAAATGAAATATGTGATCGTCCACCTGCACCGGCTGCTCGAACCTGAACTGCCGGGCGATTGA
- a CDS encoding GatB/YqeY domain-containing protein — MLRETIKQATVTAMKAGDKERTAALRLISAKIKDRDIEQRTAAKPMEDDALVIDTLQKMAKQRRESIQMYEEGGRDELAAKEKAELEVIEEFLPTQMSEEETRAAIESIKAELGADSMKDMGRVMGELKARHAAVLDMGKASGWVKDSLS; from the coding sequence ATGCTCAGGGAGACGATCAAGCAGGCCACGGTCACGGCGATGAAGGCCGGCGACAAGGAACGAACTGCCGCGCTCCGACTCATATCCGCAAAGATCAAGGATCGCGACATCGAACAGCGCACCGCCGCCAAGCCCATGGAAGACGATGCGCTGGTGATCGACACCCTGCAGAAAATGGCCAAGCAACGCCGCGAATCGATCCAGATGTACGAGGAGGGCGGTCGTGACGAGCTGGCGGCCAAGGAAAAGGCCGAGCTGGAAGTAATCGAGGAATTCCTGCCCACCCAGATGAGCGAGGAGGAAACCCGCGCCGCCATCGAATCGATCAAGGCGGAGCTGGGTGCCGATTCGATGAAGGACATGGGCCGCGTGATGGGGGAACTGAAAGCCCGCCACGCCGCCGTGCTCGACATGGGCAAGGCCAGCGGCTGGGTGAAGGACAGCCTTTCCTGA